AAAACCCTTCGTAAATTCTCTGGGTGATCGCTGAATCTTCAAAGCGTTCCACCGGCCTTCTTGAACCAAGGCCTTGAACATCGGCTCCGCTCGTGCCTCGCTCCGCGATGTCAAAGCCTTAATTGTTCGCCGCATCTTCGAGCCGATGCATTGTGTCATTCAGTCACTGAAACGCTGAGAATTATACCGTCATCAATACGGCACGTCAGTGATTCGATGCATTCGAAGGAAGAATGAACTCGCAATAATCCAATAAGTCCGCACCACGGTCGTCGAGCACAACGTCGGGCTTGGGCAGAAAACCCAAAAAACATTCGTCAATGCCGAGAGAAACCGCCACGTTACGCGAGTATTCCGCGCCACCGCGACTCCAGCAATACAATGCGTGACCATCGGCATGCATTCGACGAACGTAGTCCACACACGGCGTCATCGGGATCTGCTTCGTGCCGAACGTTCGGATCAGCGTGTCATCGACATCGATGTAGATGATACGTTTACGTTCCAAGTTCAAAACAGCCGTATCAAGTGTGAGTAGGATTCGGTCGGCGAACGGTACCCGTCACCGAGGACGGACGGTTGAGCATCCATTCGTGTAATGACGCAAGCCGTCCTTCGGTGCACGGGGTGGTTCCCCGCTTGACCGTGTTTACGCTAGATGTCAATCGGTATTCGTATCAAGGGCCAAAACGCAACATAGAACACAGCGATTGCGATCGGAATCATCGCCGTTGTCCATCGTAGCCAGACCCATCGTGTCGGTTGGCCCTTCAAGTATCGAATCGCAAAATATGTGGGAAGATCGAGCAGCAAGACGAGGATCACTGGTACGAACGAGTAATGCGTGAAGGCGCGAAAGAAATCGTCCATACCCGAAAGTTCAGTTTCGAGTCTTCCTGCGTCGGGTTTCGCCGAAATCAAGACGGACAGCGATTGGCCGCCAAGAAACACCGCAAAAAGAAGGGCAATGTGGATTGAAATTACGGCCATGCGCCCTGGAATCGCGGAACGTCGATCGTTCGCATTAGTATCGGGCGACTCGTATGGGTTGGCGTCCGTCATGAAGTTTAGGCTGTCGGGGAACGTTGGAATTCACGCGGTGGCGGGAGTTGATCATCCACTTCCAAAAGCACGCCACCGCCACTCGCGTGCAATTCTCTGGTTATCCGCCCGTTGTGCATACAAGTCCAGTACTAAGTGTAGTACTCGCCATCCCATGGCTCCATGAATGTGATCTGAGAGCCCGGCTGCAAATGGACACACCCGTGATCATCGTCAGCGACGAGACCAAAATTGACGCCGTCGATTTGTATTTGGAACGGACGCACGGAGATGTCGCAGAATTGAACGTCGTCGAGTTGAGATAGCATCTTTGTCCGCGCTGCATCGAGGTCATTCGGGATAGTCCCCGAACAAGGCTTTGTGGCGGACGTAGTTGCCATCGACATCGAAGAGATACAGTATCAACCCTTGGCATGTTGCGTTTGCAAAGTCGTTGAGAAAGAACTGCATGCCTTCGGCACAGCGACCTATGCACTGTGTGTGCATGTCCTGCATCAGTCGAATCTGTAGTAGCTCAGGAATGGCCATCGGGAGAATTCTGCAGGATGAAGTCAGCGGGATGACTGACACGTCCATCGGATAACGGGAGCGATGTGCGGGCGGCGAAGGGTGATTAAACCACTTTGCAAAAACGATGCCGCCGCTCCGTCACCATCGCATGGTTATCGCAGATCGTAGCACGCATGAATCCGTCATGGTTGCAGTGGCGTTCCGCCCCGTGGGTGGCCCGTCAAGCAGGCAACCGTTGGGATCGACCAGTGAGGCTAGTGTAACTTACTGCGATGACAAAATGTTGCACGAACACCAACGGGAATTTCGCTCGTTACGCCAGCGATGGAATGAAGTACAAATCAAAGCAGGCCACGCCTCTAGTTGCGATAACGGGAGCGATGTGCGGGCGGCGAAGGGTGATTAAACCACTTTGCAAAAACGATGCCGCCGCTCCGTCACCATCGCATGGTTATCGCAGATCGCAGCAAGCATGAATCGAGTATGGTTGCAGTGGCGTTCCGCCCCGTGGGTGGCCCGTCAAGCAGACAACCGTTGGGATCGACCAGTGAGGCTAGTGTAACGGACTGCGATGACAAGATGTTGCACAATCACCAACGGGAATTTCGCTTGCTGCGCCAGCGGTGGAATGAATTGCAAATCCAACGCAGGCTACGCAGCTAGTTGCGATAACGATTGCAATCACCCGGTCGCGACGAGAGATTTTCGATTGCCAAAACGCCCGACTTCGCGACTCGGGTGGATTGCTTGGTTACCCGCCTTCTCGTGGGACAGGGTATTCGCGTCCGCGCAGGTAGCGTGCCGCCGAGCAATTGTGCATATCAGCAATCCAGTTGTCGAGTGTTGGAACATAAACGGCTTCCGATTGAATTCCGTGGAACAAACATTCGTGCAATGACGGCATGGACAGCAATTGAGTCAAGTTGTTGGGGGCAGGATTGGACAGCGAAAAGAGCATGTTAATTCGCTCAAGGTTTCCGTTATCATCCCGCCAAATGGATAGCTGGTCGTGTGTGTCGTCGTCACCGAACATCCGCGCGTTGGGACTCCAAGATTCGGTTTCGGTCAACCACTTTTCCAATTGTGCTACTAGGTCGACACCAAGCGAATCTGGAAGTCGAAGCCAATAGTTTGGCCTTGCGTCACAAACGACGTCGATGTTTGCGATCGATTCTGGCGTCACACGAGGAACAGTGATGGAAGGCGGAATGCGACCGTGAACGCGAATGACACCATTCGCTGGAAGCAAGTTAACGCTGTATTGCCACGCACCCATCAGCTTACGGTTTCAGTTGTCGGGTAACGACCCGCGTCACCGGGGCCCGTGAGTTGATTTTCCACTTGTGAAACCGCACCAACGGGCCTCCGC
This region of Novipirellula caenicola genomic DNA includes:
- a CDS encoding hydrolase, translating into MERKRIIYIDVDDTLIRTFGTKQIPMTPCVDYVRRMHADGHALYCWSRGGAEYSRNVAVSLGIDECFLGFLPKPDVVLDDRGADLLDYCEFILPSNASNH